From a region of the Azospirillum formosense genome:
- a CDS encoding globin-coupled sensor protein, whose translation MSHSAQTQSILDRISFLRIDEPTKAILRDFQPHLAQRIDHILEEFYGYLRSVPQVATLLVNPTVVSRARDMQKQHWLKNVFTGTFDDAYMAQVLKIGQAHQRIGLEPRWYTGAYCFTLNKLIDLAYQVYRKKPEKLAQLMQAINKAVFLDMDLATSVYVDLNTAAIISRELGTTADSFEREVKSVVQAVASAAHQLQGTAQNMSRTAEETSAQSTQVAAAAEEASVNIQTVAAAAEELTASIGEISHQVTQSAAIAGEAMSQAERTNTTVQGLADAASRIGQVVKLIHDIASQTNLLALNATIEAARAGEAGKGFAVVASEVKSLANQTAKATEEINSQIGAVQGATQDAVLAIRSISETIARINDISTSIASAMEEQGAATTEIARNVQQASIGTREVSETIVRVNSSASETGSEARSVLSATNELSIQSNNLRTEVDRFLARVRAG comes from the coding sequence ATGTCGCATTCTGCCCAGACGCAATCCATTCTCGACCGAATCTCCTTTTTGCGAATCGACGAACCCACGAAGGCCATCCTTCGGGACTTCCAACCCCATCTCGCCCAGCGCATCGATCATATTCTTGAAGAATTCTACGGCTACCTGCGCTCGGTCCCCCAGGTCGCGACGCTGCTCGTCAATCCGACGGTGGTCAGCCGGGCGCGCGACATGCAGAAGCAGCATTGGCTGAAGAACGTCTTCACCGGCACCTTCGACGACGCCTACATGGCGCAGGTGCTGAAGATCGGGCAGGCCCACCAGCGCATCGGTCTGGAGCCGCGCTGGTACACAGGCGCCTATTGCTTCACCCTGAACAAGCTGATCGACCTGGCTTATCAGGTCTACCGCAAGAAGCCGGAGAAGCTCGCCCAGCTCATGCAGGCGATCAACAAGGCGGTCTTCCTCGACATGGATCTGGCGACCTCGGTCTATGTCGACCTGAACACCGCCGCGATCATCTCGCGCGAGTTGGGCACCACCGCCGACTCGTTCGAACGCGAGGTGAAGAGCGTCGTGCAGGCCGTGGCGTCCGCCGCGCACCAGCTTCAGGGCACCGCCCAGAACATGAGCCGCACCGCCGAGGAAACCAGCGCGCAGTCCACCCAGGTCGCGGCCGCCGCGGAGGAGGCTTCCGTCAACATCCAGACGGTCGCTGCGGCCGCGGAGGAGCTGACCGCCTCCATCGGCGAGATCAGCCATCAGGTGACCCAGTCGGCCGCGATCGCCGGCGAGGCCATGTCGCAGGCGGAGCGCACCAACACCACCGTGCAGGGGTTGGCCGACGCCGCCAGCCGCATCGGTCAGGTGGTGAAGCTGATCCACGACATCGCCAGCCAGACCAACCTCCTCGCCTTGAACGCCACCATCGAGGCCGCGCGCGCCGGGGAGGCCGGAAAGGGCTTCGCCGTCGTGGCGTCGGAGGTGAAGAGCCTCGCCAACCAAACCGCCAAGGCGACGGAGGAGATCAACTCCCAGATCGGCGCGGTGCAGGGGGCAACGCAGGACGCGGTGCTCGCCATCCGCTCGATTTCGGAAACCATCGCGCGGATCAACGACATTTCGACCTCCATCGCCTCGGCCATGGAGGAGCAGGGTGCCGCCACCACCGAAATCGCCCGCAACGTCCAGCAGGCGTCGATCGGCACGCGCGAGGTCAGCGAGACCATCGTGCGCGTCAATTCCTCGGCGTCGGAAACAGGGTCGGAGGCGCGCAGCGTCCTGTCGGCGACGAACGAGCTGTCCATCCAATCGAACAATCTGCGGACCGAGGTCGATCGCTTCCTGGCACGGGTCCGGGCCGGCTGA
- the rpoH gene encoding RNA polymerase sigma factor RpoH, with translation MLKKLLTGENASLTRYVEESKRFPILAPDEERELAVAWRDRGNGHALERLVGSHLRLVIKIARGFGGYGLPLPDLVAEGNVGLMQAAQKFDPERGFRFATYATWWIRASIQEYILHSWSLVKMGTTAAQKKLFFNLRRLKSQMQELEQGDLSPSTVTAIATELDVPEQEVVEMNRRLSSNDSSLDAALSSDGETNWLELLADDRPTQESVIADADELALRRRLVGQALERLDDRERRILFERRLKDDPSTLESLSQQFCVSRERVRQIEVRAFEKLQKAVLSAAQALRRAPAHMAA, from the coding sequence GTGCTCAAGAAACTCCTGACTGGTGAAAACGCCAGCCTGACCCGCTATGTCGAGGAGTCGAAGCGGTTCCCCATCCTGGCCCCCGACGAAGAGCGCGAGCTTGCCGTCGCCTGGCGTGACCGCGGGAACGGCCATGCGCTGGAACGTCTCGTGGGCAGCCACCTGCGGCTGGTCATCAAGATCGCCCGCGGCTTCGGCGGCTACGGCCTGCCGCTGCCCGACCTCGTCGCCGAAGGCAACGTGGGCCTGATGCAGGCCGCGCAGAAATTCGATCCGGAACGCGGTTTCCGTTTCGCGACCTACGCCACGTGGTGGATCCGCGCCTCCATCCAGGAATACATCCTGCACAGCTGGTCGCTGGTGAAGATGGGCACGACCGCAGCGCAGAAGAAGCTTTTCTTCAACCTGCGCCGCCTGAAGAGCCAGATGCAGGAGCTGGAGCAGGGCGACCTGTCCCCCTCGACCGTCACCGCCATCGCCACCGAGCTGGACGTGCCGGAGCAGGAGGTGGTGGAGATGAACCGCCGCCTGTCGTCCAACGACAGCTCGCTCGACGCCGCCCTGTCCAGCGACGGTGAAACCAACTGGCTGGAACTCCTGGCCGACGACCGTCCGACCCAGGAAAGCGTGATCGCCGATGCCGACGAGTTGGCTCTGCGCCGCCGGCTGGTCGGACAGGCCCTGGAGCGTCTGGACGACCGCGAGCGCCGCATCCTCTTCGAGCGCCGCCTGAAGGACGACCCGTCGACCCTGGAGTCGTTGAGCCAGCAGTTCTGCGTGTCGCGCGAACGGGTGCGCCAGATCGAGGTGCGCGCCTTCGAGAAGTTGCAGAAGGCCGTCCTGAGCGCCGCCCAGGCCCTGCGCCGTGCCCCGGCCCACATGGCTGCCTGA
- a CDS encoding N-acetyltransferase family protein — translation MRTCYSRSEQGERPSMHIRDSRPDDLPRIHAIYTHHVLTGTASFEEVPPSLEELARRRDDVLSRGMPYVVAEMDGRVIGYAYAGPYRLRTAYRYCVEDSIYLDPDRTGRGAGRALLAAVIDRCTAAGCRQMLAVIGDSGNAASIGLHRSLGFESAGLLKAVGFKFGRWVDSVLMQRPLGHGQTALPEDP, via the coding sequence TTGCGGACATGCTATTCCAGGTCCGAACAAGGCGAGAGGCCATCCATGCACATCCGCGACAGCCGGCCGGACGATCTGCCCCGCATCCACGCGATTTACACCCACCATGTCCTGACCGGCACGGCCAGCTTCGAGGAGGTGCCGCCAAGCCTGGAGGAACTCGCCCGCCGACGGGACGACGTGCTGTCCCGGGGCATGCCCTATGTCGTTGCGGAGATGGATGGGCGGGTCATAGGATACGCCTATGCCGGTCCTTACCGGCTGCGCACCGCCTATCGCTACTGCGTTGAGGACTCGATCTATCTCGACCCCGACCGTACGGGGCGCGGCGCCGGCCGGGCCTTGCTCGCGGCGGTGATCGACCGCTGCACGGCGGCGGGGTGCCGCCAGATGCTCGCGGTGATCGGCGACAGCGGCAACGCGGCGTCCATCGGCCTGCACCGGAGCCTGGGGTTCGAATCGGCGGGCCTGCTGAAGGCGGTCGGCTTCAAGTTCGGGCGCTGGGTCGACAGCGTCCTGATGCAGCGCCCGCTCGGCCATGGGCAGACGGCTCTGCCCGAGGATCCTTGA
- a CDS encoding HU family DNA-binding protein — MPRTRENPHARRRQEFRMNQAELIETIATNAGIRKSDAAKVVQSVFEGISSALARGEDVRLAGFGIFEVAERAAREGRNPRTGEAVRIAASKAPRFKPAKQLRDVVNV, encoded by the coding sequence CTGCCAAGAACACGGGAAAATCCACACGCGCGAAGGCGCCAGGAGTTCCGCATGAACCAAGCCGAGCTCATCGAGACCATCGCGACCAACGCCGGCATCCGCAAGTCCGACGCGGCGAAGGTCGTCCAATCGGTGTTCGAAGGCATCTCTTCGGCGCTCGCCCGTGGCGAGGACGTGCGCCTTGCCGGGTTCGGCATATTCGAAGTGGCCGAGCGCGCCGCCCGCGAGGGGCGCAACCCGCGCACCGGCGAGGCGGTGCGGATCGCCGCGTCCAAAGCGCCGCGCTTCAAGCCGGCCAAGCAATTGCGCGACGTGGTGAACGTCTGA
- a CDS encoding TerC family protein, with translation MDSLIAPVFLDFMGKPAWVWLTFVGLVLALLAFDLGILNRRDREIGVKESLRLSAFYIAVALLFGGWVWWSMGDAAAAQYYTGFFIEKSLSLDNVFVISLIFTYFAVPRAYQHRVLFWGILGVIVMRGLMIAAGAALVSEFHWVLYVFGAFLLLTGVKMLFAVDKEPNLAENPALRFLNRHLRITDGFRGQRFFVRETGPDGRTALYATPLFLALMMVEFADLIFAVDSVPAIFAITTDPYIIYTSNIFAILGLRALYFALAAMVHRFRYLKYALALVLVFIGGKIFYTQFFGKPDPLVSLGVTLTLIAGGVVVSLLKTRSEAKRLPAE, from the coding sequence ATGGATTCCCTTATCGCCCCTGTCTTTCTTGATTTCATGGGAAAGCCGGCGTGGGTTTGGCTGACCTTCGTCGGCCTTGTCCTGGCCTTGCTGGCCTTCGATCTCGGCATCCTCAACCGCCGCGACCGTGAGATCGGCGTGAAGGAAAGCCTCCGCCTCTCCGCCTTCTACATCGCCGTCGCCCTGCTGTTCGGCGGCTGGGTCTGGTGGTCGATGGGCGACGCGGCGGCGGCGCAGTACTACACCGGCTTCTTCATCGAGAAGAGCCTGTCGCTCGACAACGTCTTCGTCATATCGCTGATCTTCACCTACTTCGCGGTTCCGCGCGCCTACCAGCACCGCGTGCTGTTCTGGGGCATCCTGGGCGTGATCGTGATGCGCGGCCTGATGATCGCCGCCGGCGCCGCCCTGGTCAGCGAGTTCCACTGGGTGCTCTACGTCTTCGGCGCCTTCCTGCTGCTCACCGGCGTGAAGATGCTGTTCGCCGTGGACAAGGAGCCGAACCTCGCCGAGAATCCGGCGCTGCGCTTCCTGAACCGGCACCTGAGGATCACCGACGGCTTCCGAGGCCAGAGGTTCTTCGTCCGCGAGACCGGGCCGGACGGGCGCACCGCGCTCTACGCCACGCCGCTGTTCCTGGCGCTGATGATGGTCGAGTTCGCCGACCTGATCTTCGCGGTGGACAGCGTCCCGGCGATCTTCGCCATCACCACCGACCCCTACATCATCTACACCAGCAACATCTTCGCCATCCTCGGCCTGCGCGCGCTGTACTTCGCGCTGGCGGCGATGGTCCACCGCTTCCGTTACCTGAAATACGCGCTGGCGCTGGTGCTGGTCTTCATCGGCGGCAAGATCTTCTACACCCAGTTCTTCGGCAAGCCGGACCCGCTGGTCTCGCTTGGGGTGACGCTGACGCTGATCGCCGGCGGCGTGGTCGTTTCGCTTCTCAAGACGCGCAGCGAGGCGAAGCGGCTGCCGGCGGAATGA
- a CDS encoding MucR family transcriptional regulator, with the protein MTIEASELQALTAKVVSAYVGNNTVPVADLPALILNVQAAFNGLGEEKAAPAKAEQVPAVPIKKSVTPEYIICLEDGKKLKMLKRHLKTVYDMSPDDYRAKWNLPAEYPMVAPNYAKARSEMATKLGLGRKRVVQD; encoded by the coding sequence ATGACCATCGAAGCATCGGAACTGCAGGCCCTGACCGCCAAGGTCGTATCGGCCTATGTCGGCAACAACACGGTGCCGGTCGCCGACCTGCCGGCGCTGATCCTGAACGTCCAGGCGGCCTTCAACGGCCTGGGCGAGGAAAAGGCCGCGCCGGCCAAGGCCGAGCAGGTCCCCGCGGTGCCGATCAAGAAGTCGGTCACCCCGGAATACATCATCTGCCTTGAGGACGGAAAGAAGCTGAAGATGCTGAAGCGGCATCTCAAGACCGTCTACGACATGTCCCCGGACGACTACCGCGCCAAATGGAATCTGCCGGCGGAATATCCGATGGTCGCTCCGAACTACGCCAAGGCCCGGTCGGAGATGGCCACGAAGCTCGGTCTGGGCCGCAAGCGGGTCGTGCAGGACTGA
- a CDS encoding polysaccharide pyruvyl transferase family protein: protein MTVIGISGSYGGLNLGDEAILTSAIEQLRSTVPGVEVVVFSRNAAHTRENHAVDRVLNPREAMKDEITPEVERLDLLLLGGGGILYDSEAQTYLREVTIAQRLGVPTYTFAIGVGPLRDRVERDAVREGLDRMTGITVREPSAKRLIEEIGVQVPVTVTADPALLLKPEPFTEEMLAEAGIPRGRPLVGLSVREQGAAAPELTDAAYHQLLAEAADYIVQRFGADVVFVPMERADVREAHRVMGRMAVSERAHLLQYRYTPRQIIGLMDHFEMAVGMRLHFLIFAAVTGTPLIALPYASKVSDFLSSVGLEPRATVSHTTAGTFLADLDRLWDHRAEQKGLLRDRIPVLMERARETAPLALRTVAPRAEPAVEPAE from the coding sequence ATGACGGTCATAGGCATTTCAGGATCTTACGGCGGCCTGAATCTGGGCGACGAGGCGATCCTCACCTCGGCCATCGAGCAACTCCGCAGCACGGTGCCGGGGGTCGAGGTGGTGGTCTTCTCGCGCAACGCCGCCCACACGCGCGAGAACCATGCGGTGGACCGCGTCCTGAACCCGCGGGAAGCCATGAAGGACGAGATCACCCCGGAGGTGGAGCGGCTCGACCTGCTGCTCCTGGGCGGCGGCGGCATCCTCTACGACAGCGAGGCGCAGACCTACCTGCGCGAGGTCACCATCGCGCAGAGGCTGGGGGTGCCGACCTACACCTTCGCCATCGGCGTCGGCCCGCTGAGGGACCGGGTGGAGCGCGACGCGGTGCGCGAGGGGCTCGACCGCATGACCGGCATCACCGTCCGCGAACCGAGCGCCAAGCGGCTGATCGAGGAGATCGGCGTGCAGGTTCCCGTGACGGTCACCGCCGATCCGGCGCTTCTGCTCAAGCCGGAACCCTTCACCGAGGAGATGCTGGCCGAGGCCGGCATCCCGCGGGGCCGCCCGCTGGTCGGCCTGTCGGTGCGCGAGCAGGGCGCCGCCGCCCCCGAACTCACCGACGCGGCCTACCACCAGCTTCTGGCCGAGGCGGCGGACTACATCGTGCAGCGTTTCGGCGCCGACGTGGTGTTCGTTCCGATGGAGCGCGCCGACGTGCGGGAGGCGCACCGCGTCATGGGCCGCATGGCCGTGTCGGAGCGCGCCCATCTGCTACAGTACCGCTACACGCCCCGCCAGATCATCGGGCTGATGGATCATTTCGAGATGGCCGTGGGGATGCGGCTGCATTTCCTGATCTTCGCGGCCGTCACCGGTACGCCGCTGATCGCTCTGCCCTACGCCTCCAAGGTGTCGGATTTCCTGTCCTCGGTCGGGTTGGAGCCGCGGGCGACCGTGTCCCACACCACCGCCGGGACCTTCCTCGCCGACCTCGACCGCCTGTGGGACCACCGCGCGGAGCAGAAGGGTCTGCTGCGCGACCGGATTCCCGTACTGATGGAACGCGCCCGCGAAACGGCGCCGCTGGCACTGCGGACGGTGGCCCCGCGCGCCGAACCGGCGGTGGAGCCGGCGGAATGA